In Topomyia yanbarensis strain Yona2022 chromosome 2, ASM3024719v1, whole genome shotgun sequence, one DNA window encodes the following:
- the LOC131684677 gene encoding uncharacterized protein LOC131684677: protein MGKTHLVDSKYDLAKCQMYNEKNSFAFWIVIILLFSLALGNLCLTLTITGILKIYKGMENIEVVQSDEAVKFFGNVDFDRIYKRDGKLEGFHEEPMEITGEDGSVSINLVNRNGHSHNKIHLSKNGSTLKGINHFEVKDAASGRPVFSTSRPTYNMPLGAIMLHTNQVNAGRIASPINDTLKFQTRNKFTLKGTEGTRIEAKEMIWTADQNIYLKSDNGSVVIVGGNGIFINVNSLPIVQSEHGLRTGYNQFKLCVCYPTGKLFRVPIPKTHSMRVSCAHFNSWNDPCA from the exons ATGGGG AAAACGCACCTTGTGGACAGCAAATATGACCTGGCCAAGTGTCAGATGTACAACGAAAAGAATTCGTTTGCATTTTGGATCGTGATTATCCTACTGTTTTCACTGGCTTTGGGAAATCTATGTCTTACCTTGACTATTACGGgaatactaaaaatttacaAGGGTATGGAGAACATTGAGGTGGTTCAGAGCGATGAAGCAGTTAAATTTTTCGGAAATGTCGATTTTGACCGCATATACAAGCGTGATGGAAAGCTCGAAGGTTTCCATGAGGAACCGATGGAGATAACAG GCGAGGATGGGTCCGTATCCATCAATCTGGTTAATCGGAATGGCCATTCACACAACAAGATTCATCTGTCCAAAAATGGAAGCACCTTGAAGGGAATCAACCACTTTGAGGTAAAGGACGCTGCATCAGGGCGACCGGTCTTTTCGACGTCGCGACCGACTTATAACATGCCGCTGGGGGCCATTATGTTGCACACGAATCAGGTGAACGCAGGCAGAATTGCCTCGCCAATCAATGATACGCTCAAGTTCCAGACGCGAAATAAATTCACTCTAAAAGGAACCGAAGGAACGCGAATTGAGGCTAAGGAAATGATCTGGACGGCCGATCAAAATATCTACCTCAAGTCGGATAACGGAAGTGTGGTCATTGTAGGAGGAAATGGGATATTTATCAACGTCAACAGTTTACCGATCGTTCAAAGTGAGCATGGACTGCGAACCGGATACAATCAGTTTAAACTGTGCGTGTGCTATCCAACGGGGAAACTATTTCGTGTTCCGATACCAAAGACGCACAGCATGAGAGTTAGCTGCGCTCATTTCAACAGTTGGAATGATCCGTGTGCTTAA
- the LOC131684678 gene encoding proteasome subunit alpha type-2, which produces MASERYSFSLTTFSPSGKLVQIEYALAAVSAGAPSVGIKASNGVVIATENKQKSILYDEHSVHKVEMVTNHIGMIYSGMGPDYRLLVKQARKLAQNYYLTYREPIPTSQLVQKIATVMQEYTQSGGVRPFGVSLLICGWDADRPYLFQCDPSGAYFAWKATAMGKNAINGKTFLEKRYSEDLELDDAVHTAILTLKEGFEGQMNADNIEVGICDANGFRRLDPADVKDYLANIP; this is translated from the exons ATGGCCTCTGAACGCTACAGTTTCTCGCTGACCACTTTTAG TCCATCCGGTAAGTTGGTCCAGATCGAGTATGCTCTGGCAGCTGTATCAGCCGGAGCACCTTCAGTGGGAATCAAGGCATCCAACGGCGTGGTGATTGCTACGGAGAACAAGCAGAAGTCGATCCTGTACGATGAGCACAGCGTTCATAAAGTTGAAATGGTAACCAACCATATCGGTATGATCTACTCTGGAATGGGACCGGACTATCGACTGTTGGTTAAGCAGGCTCGGAAGCTTGCTCAAAATTACTATCTAACCTACCGGGAGCCCATTCCGACGTCGCAACTGGTGCAGAAGATAGCCACCGTGATGCAGGAGTACACCCAATCGGG AGGCGTCCGTCCATTTGGGGTGTCCCTGCTAATCTGCGGTTGGGACGCTGATCGTCCCTATCTGTTCCAGTGTGATCCGTCCGGGGCGTACTTTGCCTGGAAAGCTACCGCTATGGGTAAGAATGCAATCAATGGGAAAACATTCCTGGAGAAGCGCTACAGTGAAGATCTGGAACTGGACGATGCCGTTCATACGGCTATCCTTACGCTGAAGGAGGGTTTCGAGGGACAAATGAATGCGGATAATATTGAGGTTGGCATCTGTGATGCCAATGGGTTCCGACGGTTGGACCCGGCTGATGTTAAGGATTATCTGGCTAATATTCCGTAA